The genomic interval TTTATCAGCCAATGATTTGCAACGTTTAACAAATAAAAGCAGAGCAGTCGTATGACCATCATGGCCGCAAGCATGCATGACGTTATCTTTACTACTTCTGAAATCAATTTCATTTTCTTCATGTATAGGTAGGGCGTCAATATCAGCTCTATAAGCGATAGTATGCTGGCTGTTTCCTTCTAAATAAGCAATTGCTCCTGTTTCTAATGGACGAGTATAAGGAACTCCGAGGGCTTCCAAAAATTCTATAATGTGTGCTGTAGTTTCAAACTCTTGAAAACTTAATTCGGGATTTTGATGTAAATGGCGACGATGTTCAATAACAAATTCTAATTCACTTTGAGTCATAATATCCTTCCTTTATTCACTATAATATGTATAAAAGGCGTATGTGCTACTCTATACAACGCACACAATACGCCTTTTTAATTAATCATAAAATTATATAAGTGTGATAAATCACTTAGTCATTCAACTTACGTAATGCTGAAACAATTTCACGTTTAGAGTCTTCAACTTCAGAAGTTTGTTTAATTACTTTTGCAGGTGTACCTGCAACTACAGCACCGGCAGGTACATCTTGGGTTACAATTGCACCTGCAGCTACAATTGAGCCTTCTCCAACTCTAACACCTTCAAGAATAACTGCATTAGCACCAATTAATACATTATCTTCAATGATAACAGGAGAGGCACTTGGCGGTTCAATTACGCCAGCTAACACTGCACCTGCGCCAACGTGGACATTTTTACCAGTAGTGGCACGTCCACCTAAAGTAGCATTCATATCAATCATTGTGCCTTCTCCAACAACAGCACCAATATTGATTGTAGCACCCATCATAACTACAGCACCATCTTCGATTACAGCATGTTCTCTGATAAATGCACCTGGTTCAATACGTGCATTTGTATTACGTAAATCTTTTAATGGAATAGCTGAATTACGACGATCCATTTCAATTTCTACTTCTTCAATATAGTTTTTATTGTCATTATAGAAATCTTCCCAATCAGAAGCTTCACAGAAAATCACTTTTGAATTTTCGCTTCCAAAAACTTTGAAATTGTCAGGGAAGGTAACTTGTCCTAATACACCATTTACATATACTTTAAGCGGTGTTGATTTCTTTGCATTACTAATATATTGAATAATTTCCTCAGCTGAAAAATCTTTAACCATTTAAATTCCATCTCCTCTGTTATTAATTATTAATGTTATCAAATGTATAATACCCTTTAGGTTTTGCAACCAATCGTTCCGCAGCTTTTAAAGCACCATTTGCAAAGATATCTTTGGATTGAGCACGGTGTGTTAATTCAATCGTTTCGTCAACGCCTGCAAATAACACATCATGTTCACCCACAATAGTGCCGCCGCGAATCGCACTGATTCCGATATCATCAGGTTGTCTTTTTTCATTTTTTTCATGTCTATCATATACAGGATTTACATTATCCTTTAATTCTTTAATGACATCATACAATTTAACAAGCGTACCACTTGGTGCATCTACCTTTTTGTTATGATGCGCTTCGATTAATTCGATATCATATCCTTCTAAAAGAGGAACTGCTACTTCTAATAATTTTGTCAGAACATGAATGCCGTAACTCATATTAGCACTGAAGAAAACAGGCATTTTATGACTTAATGATTCAAGTTTTTCAGTAATTTTTTCTTTTTCGCCTGTAGTAGCAACTACAAGCGGCAATTCAAAGTCTTCATCAAGAAGTGGCA from Staphylococcus condimenti carries:
- the dapD gene encoding 2,3,4,5-tetrahydropyridine-2,6-dicarboxylate N-acetyltransferase → MVKDFSAEEIIQYISNAKKSTPLKVYVNGVLGQVTFPDNFKVFGSENSKVIFCEASDWEDFYNDNKNYIEEVEIEMDRRNSAIPLKDLRNTNARIEPGAFIREHAVIEDGAVVMMGATINIGAVVGEGTMIDMNATLGGRATTGKNVHVGAGAVLAGVIEPPSASPVIIEDNVLIGANAVILEGVRVGEGSIVAAGAIVTQDVPAGAVVAGTPAKVIKQTSEVEDSKREIVSALRKLND
- the dapB gene encoding 4-hydroxy-tetrahydrodipicolinate reductase, whose translation is MKILLIGYGAMNQRVARLAEEQGHEIVGIIVPDRDNDYPYPAFAHISEAESADVAIDFSNPELLLPLLDEDFELPLVVATTGEKEKITEKLESLSHKMPVFFSANMSYGIHVLTKLLEVAVPLLEGYDIELIEAHHNKKVDAPSGTLVKLYDVIKELKDNVNPVYDRHEKNEKRQPDDIGISAIRGGTIVGEHDVLFAGVDETIELTHRAQSKDIFANGALKAAERLVAKPKGYYTFDNINN